The Ensifer adhaerens genome contains a region encoding:
- the xdhA gene encoding xanthine dehydrogenase small subunit: protein MTIQIRNTIRFILNHRLIELADVSPVQTLLDFLRIDRNLKGTKEGCAEGDCGACTVLVGRLFDGKLKYESVNACIRFVGSLDGCHVVTVDSLAQPAGPLHPVQQAMVNTHASQCGFCTPGFVMSLYGLWMENPKPSIAEIEKALQGNLCRCTGYAAIIRAAEAISTIADVGRDPLVVERERIAKELASLQDGRRVEIGTELERFILPGSVDDFAAVFEANPKATIVAGSTDVGLWVTKFMRDISPVIHLTHLEELRRITVDAEGVVLGAGVSYAEAYPVIVEHFPQLTELWDRIGGQQVRNMGTVGGNIANGSPIGDTPPALIALGASITLRKGDRRRTVVLEDFFIAYGKQDREPGEFVESVRIPFVSDKARVAVYKVTKRLDEDITAVCGGFNIVFDAGRVTDAVIAFGGMAATPKRAANVEAALKGAEWKEEAIERAIEAFDADFTPLTDWRASAEYRQLVAKNLLRRFYLETQSSGQIRLDRTIAVAV, encoded by the coding sequence ATGACGATCCAGATCCGCAACACCATCCGTTTCATCCTGAACCATCGCCTCATCGAACTCGCCGATGTTTCGCCGGTCCAGACGCTGCTCGATTTCCTGCGCATCGACCGCAACCTCAAGGGCACCAAGGAAGGCTGCGCCGAAGGCGACTGCGGCGCCTGCACGGTGCTTGTCGGCCGCCTGTTCGACGGCAAGCTCAAATATGAATCCGTCAATGCCTGCATCCGTTTCGTCGGCTCGCTCGACGGCTGTCACGTCGTGACGGTCGATAGCCTGGCGCAGCCGGCAGGCCCGCTGCATCCGGTGCAACAGGCGATGGTCAACACCCACGCCTCCCAGTGCGGCTTCTGCACGCCGGGCTTCGTTATGTCGCTTTACGGCCTCTGGATGGAAAACCCGAAGCCCTCGATCGCCGAAATCGAAAAGGCGCTGCAGGGCAATCTGTGTCGCTGCACTGGCTATGCGGCGATCATCCGTGCGGCCGAGGCAATCTCGACGATCGCAGACGTCGGCAGGGATCCGCTGGTCGTCGAGCGCGAGCGTATAGCCAAGGAATTGGCATCGCTTCAGGATGGCCGCCGTGTCGAAATCGGCACCGAACTGGAGCGCTTCATCCTTCCGGGTTCGGTCGACGATTTTGCTGCTGTGTTCGAGGCCAACCCGAAGGCGACGATCGTTGCCGGCTCCACCGACGTTGGGCTGTGGGTCACGAAGTTCATGCGCGACATCTCGCCGGTCATTCACCTGACCCATCTCGAGGAGCTGCGGCGCATCACGGTTGACGCTGAGGGTGTGGTGCTAGGCGCGGGCGTCAGCTATGCGGAAGCCTACCCTGTTATCGTCGAGCATTTCCCTCAGCTGACGGAACTCTGGGATCGCATCGGCGGCCAGCAGGTCCGCAATATGGGCACCGTCGGTGGCAACATCGCCAACGGTTCGCCGATCGGTGATACGCCGCCGGCACTGATCGCGCTCGGCGCATCGATCACGTTGCGCAAGGGCGATCGCCGCCGCACCGTCGTGCTTGAGGATTTCTTCATCGCCTATGGCAAGCAGGACCGCGAGCCCGGCGAGTTCGTCGAAAGCGTTCGCATTCCCTTCGTTTCCGACAAGGCCCGTGTTGCCGTCTACAAGGTGACGAAGCGTCTCGACGAGGACATCACTGCCGTCTGCGGTGGCTTCAACATCGTTTTCGATGCCGGCCGGGTGACCGACGCCGTGATTGCCTTTGGCGGCATGGCCGCTACGCCCAAACGCGCTGCCAATGTCGAGGCGGCACTCAAGGGCGCCGAATGGAAGGAGGAGGCGATCGAGCGTGCAATTGAAGCTTTCGATGCTGATTTCACGCCGCTGACCGACTGGCGTGCCTCAGCCGAATACCGTCAATTGGTGGCGAAGAATCTCTTGCGCCGCTTCTATCTCGAGACGCAGTCGAGCGGTCAGATCCGTCTCGATCGCACCATTGCTGTCGCGGTTTAA
- the puuE gene encoding allantoinase PuuE produces the protein MRYPRDLHGHGPNFKITWPDGARIAVQFVINYEEGGENCVLHGDAASEAFLSEIVGAQAWQGQRHWNMESIYEYGARAGFWRLHRMFTDRGVPATVYGVATALKRSPEQVAAMQDAGWEIASHGLKWIEHKDFSPERERQEIAEAIRLHTIVTGERPRGWYTGRCSDNTLDLVTEAGGFDYVSDAYADDLPYWHEHAGRHQLVIPYTLDSNDMRFATPQGFNSGDQFFSYLKDSFDVLYAEGTAGAPKMLSIGLHCRLVGRPGRAAALARFLDYVQGHEKVWLAKRIDIARYWAGAYPYKAWDDRPSRLTEEAFVAKFGGVFEHSKWIAKRAFQGELSPANDTAIGLAAALSAVFREASAEERLAVLIAHPDLAGKLAQAKRLTESSTNEQASAGLDALTDAERERFTTLNAAYVEKFKFPFIMAVKGRSKDEILAAFESRIGNDRETEFETACRQVERIAYLRLKDMLPS, from the coding sequence ATGAGATACCCCCGCGATCTTCACGGCCACGGCCCGAACTTCAAGATCACATGGCCCGACGGCGCTCGGATCGCCGTGCAATTCGTCATCAACTACGAGGAAGGTGGCGAGAACTGCGTGCTGCATGGCGATGCGGCCTCAGAGGCGTTCCTGTCGGAAATCGTCGGTGCGCAGGCCTGGCAGGGCCAGCGCCACTGGAACATGGAATCCATCTACGAATACGGCGCACGCGCCGGCTTCTGGCGGCTGCACCGCATGTTCACCGACCGCGGCGTACCGGCCACAGTCTATGGTGTCGCCACTGCGCTGAAGCGCTCGCCCGAGCAGGTCGCCGCCATGCAGGACGCCGGCTGGGAAATCGCTTCGCACGGCCTCAAATGGATCGAGCACAAGGACTTTTCGCCCGAGCGTGAGCGCCAGGAGATCGCCGAGGCGATCCGGCTGCACACGATCGTTACCGGCGAGCGCCCGCGCGGCTGGTATACCGGACGCTGCTCCGACAACACGCTCGACCTCGTCACCGAAGCCGGTGGTTTCGACTATGTGTCGGACGCCTATGCCGACGACCTGCCCTATTGGCACGAGCATGCCGGGCGCCATCAGCTGGTCATCCCCTATACGCTCGACAGCAACGACATGCGTTTTGCGACGCCGCAGGGCTTCAACAGCGGCGACCAGTTCTTCAGCTACCTCAAGGACAGCTTCGACGTGCTCTATGCCGAAGGCACCGCCGGCGCGCCGAAGATGCTGAGCATCGGGCTCCACTGCCGCCTCGTCGGCAGGCCCGGTCGCGCCGCCGCGCTGGCCCGTTTCCTCGACTATGTGCAGGGCCACGAAAAGGTCTGGCTGGCGAAACGCATCGATATCGCCCGCTACTGGGCCGGGGCCTATCCCTACAAAGCCTGGGACGATCGCCCGTCGCGGCTCACCGAAGAGGCCTTCGTTGCCAAATTCGGCGGCGTCTTCGAACATTCGAAATGGATCGCAAAGCGCGCCTTCCAAGGCGAACTTTCACCCGCCAACGACACGGCGATCGGCCTTGCGGCAGCCCTTTCCGCCGTCTTCCGCGAAGCTTCGGCTGAAGAACGGCTCGCCGTTCTGATCGCTCACCCGGATCTTGCCGGCAAGCTGGCCCAGGCCAAGCGGCTCACCGAAAGTTCGACCAACGAGCAGGCATCTGCCGGCCTCGATGCACTGACCGATGCCGAGCGCGAGCGCTTCACCACGCTCAATGCCGCCTATGTCGAAAAGTTCAAGTTCCCGTTCATCATGGCGGTCAAGGGCCGCAGCAAGGACGAAATCCTGGCGGCCTTCGAAAGCCGGATCGGCAACGATCGCGAGACGGAGTTCGAAACCGCCTGCCGTCAGGTCGAGCGCATCGCCTATCTGCGGCTCAAGGACATGCTGCCGAGCTGA
- the uraH gene encoding hydroxyisourate hydrolase yields the protein MQSQGGNAGRLTTHVLDTASGKPAEGLRIELYRVEGEGQTHIKSVRTNDDGRCDEPLLSGERMQAGIYELHFHAGDYLGGASKRGENPFLDVIPIRFGIDNQGAHYHVPLLLSPYGYSTYRGS from the coding sequence ATGCAATCTCAGGGTGGAAACGCCGGCCGTCTGACGACGCACGTGCTGGATACGGCAAGCGGCAAACCGGCCGAGGGGCTGCGCATCGAGCTCTACCGGGTCGAGGGCGAAGGCCAGACGCACATCAAATCCGTCAGGACCAATGACGACGGCCGCTGCGACGAACCGCTCTTGAGCGGCGAGCGGATGCAGGCGGGCATCTACGAGCTGCATTTCCATGCCGGCGATTATCTCGGCGGCGCAAGCAAGCGCGGCGAGAACCCGTTCCTCGACGTGATCCCGATCCGCTTCGGCATCGATAACCAGGGCGCGCACTACCATGTGCCGCTGCTGCTCTCGCCCTATGGCTACTCCACCTACCGCGGGAGCTGA
- the xdhC gene encoding xanthine dehydrogenase accessory protein XdhC codes for MASREDIRDFLRRERDCVLVEVTGAAGSTPRDTDAWMLVAPDSLFGTIGGGQLEYMAIDHGRRALKRGDAPEAMTIPLGPEIGQCCGGRVALAFTRIDREKAAMLIERSDLEIASRPHVYVFGAGHVGDALAMALSLVPVRTVLVDTRENELSAVADIPGIETCLTAMPEAVVRDAPSGSAFVILTHDHALDFLIAAEALRRDDASYVGMIGSKTKRGTFKNWLSREIGRPELFDRLVCPIGGTTVKDKRPAVIAALAAAEVMAAALNFERPALSDTARRPAVARLSR; via the coding sequence GTGGCGAGCCGCGAGGATATCAGGGACTTTCTCCGACGCGAACGCGACTGCGTGCTCGTCGAGGTGACCGGTGCTGCGGGCTCGACCCCGCGCGACACCGACGCCTGGATGCTCGTCGCTCCCGATAGCCTCTTCGGCACGATCGGGGGCGGGCAGCTCGAATACATGGCGATCGATCATGGCCGGCGGGCGCTGAAGCGTGGCGACGCGCCGGAGGCAATGACAATCCCGCTCGGTCCGGAGATTGGCCAGTGTTGCGGCGGGCGCGTGGCGCTCGCCTTCACACGCATCGATCGGGAGAAAGCCGCCATGCTGATTGAACGCAGCGACCTCGAAATCGCCAGCCGGCCGCATGTCTATGTCTTCGGCGCCGGCCATGTCGGCGATGCGCTGGCCATGGCATTGTCCCTGGTGCCGGTGCGCACAGTACTGGTTGATACCCGCGAGAACGAGCTTTCGGCTGTCGCCGACATTCCGGGCATCGAAACCTGCCTGACGGCTATGCCCGAGGCCGTCGTGCGCGACGCCCCGTCCGGCAGCGCGTTCGTCATCCTCACCCACGACCATGCACTCGACTTCCTGATCGCGGCGGAAGCGCTTCGGCGTGACGACGCATCCTATGTCGGCATGATTGGCTCGAAGACGAAACGCGGGACCTTCAAGAACTGGCTGTCGCGCGAGATCGGCCGGCCGGAACTCTTCGACCGGCTCGTCTGCCCGATCGGTGGCACGACGGTGAAGGACAAGCGGCCGGCGGTCATTGCAGCACTTGCCGCCGCCGAAGTCATGGCCGCGGCGCTGAATTTCGAGCGGCCGGCCCTGTCGGATACGGCGCGCCGGCCGGCCGTCGCCAGGCTCTCGCGCTGA
- a CDS encoding NAD(P)H-dependent oxidoreductase, with translation MSAKHGCFLQVLLVYAHPEPRSLNGALRDVAIKALEAEGHEVRVTDLYADEWKSEIDRADFPALTSDTRFKPSRASKEAFATDTLTEDVKAEQEKLLWADTLILQFPLWWYSMPAILKGWVDRVYAYGFAYGVGEHSDKYWGKRFGEGTLAGKRAMLVVTTGGWEEHYSSRGVNGPIDDLLFPINHGILFYPGYDVLPPFVAYRVDGLDDAGFDETAERLRQRMRTLATTTPIPYRRQNGGDYVIPSLQLRPELSTPDTRSFALHLNGGRDSAA, from the coding sequence TTGTCGGCCAAACATGGCTGCTTTTTACAAGTTCTACTTGTCTATGCTCACCCCGAACCCCGCTCGCTCAACGGCGCGCTACGCGATGTCGCCATCAAGGCGCTTGAAGCCGAGGGACACGAGGTTCGCGTGACCGACCTCTATGCCGATGAATGGAAGTCGGAAATCGACCGGGCGGACTTCCCCGCCCTTACGTCGGATACCCGGTTCAAGCCTAGCCGCGCTTCGAAGGAGGCCTTCGCCACCGATACGCTGACCGAAGACGTCAAGGCCGAACAGGAAAAGCTGCTATGGGCCGATACCCTGATCCTGCAGTTTCCGCTGTGGTGGTATTCGATGCCGGCGATCCTCAAGGGCTGGGTCGACCGTGTTTACGCCTACGGCTTCGCCTATGGCGTCGGCGAACATAGCGACAAGTATTGGGGTAAGCGTTTTGGCGAGGGGACGCTTGCCGGTAAACGCGCCATGCTCGTCGTGACCACCGGTGGCTGGGAGGAGCACTACTCTTCGCGCGGGGTCAACGGGCCGATCGACGACCTTCTGTTCCCGATTAACCATGGCATCCTCTTCTATCCAGGCTATGACGTGCTCCCACCCTTTGTCGCCTACCGGGTGGACGGCCTTGATGATGCAGGTTTCGACGAGACCGCCGAGCGGCTGCGGCAACGGATGCGCACTCTTGCCACGACAACACCCATTCCCTATCGCCGGCAAAATGGTGGGGATTATGTGATCCCGAGCCTGCAGCTTCGCCCGGAGCTCAGCACTCCGGACACACGCAGTTTTGCTCTTCACCTGAATGGTGGGCGCGATAGCGCCGCTTAG
- a CDS encoding TniQ family protein: protein MPLHSDETIASYCSRTAAVNGLPKAAVFASHLGFSFRGLANGNRADVDTFADAVGLSYDELRHALMVTDGTRLWIGGECVPRTQLQRQRLRFCPHCVVEDETIGTGRRGTRAYARVNWSVSAIRTCLLHRTKLVTSEKTSRSAVYDFTARLNWERPTMQAHVEDAEAQEPSRLEHYVAGRLVGAASAGALLDVMPLYAAIKTTEWVGAAALFGTKISFEEVTDAQWHQAGKAGFDIMCEGESSVRSFFASLCSDYFSNRVSMHPAAVFGKLYRLLKSRESDPGFECVRQICREVAVTQLPYGPGDEVFAPVLERNWHTVGTAAKAHGLAVPEVRTLFRAGGLLPSIPGERQKRTLVEAHIADKLLEDARNALSFGQARELLGMNIEDFRAMIDLGCLKPLLTIRDGGHMIPYFARTELGRFQSDLRDRVTMESFSPGMTSIGDAARRARCTVKDVIKLLFDRKLQKVGLNERAPGFAGLLVDAAEVLERTRTSILNVFDPIE from the coding sequence GTGCCTCTTCACAGCGACGAGACGATCGCGAGTTACTGCTCGCGTACAGCTGCGGTCAACGGGCTGCCCAAAGCCGCTGTTTTCGCGTCGCACCTTGGCTTCAGCTTCAGAGGACTTGCCAACGGCAATCGCGCCGACGTCGATACATTCGCAGACGCTGTCGGGCTGTCGTACGACGAGCTACGGCATGCGCTGATGGTCACCGACGGCACGCGCCTTTGGATCGGTGGCGAATGCGTGCCGCGAACACAGCTTCAAAGGCAACGCCTACGCTTCTGTCCACATTGCGTTGTCGAAGACGAGACGATCGGCACCGGCCGTCGCGGCACGCGGGCGTATGCCCGGGTCAACTGGTCAGTCTCCGCCATCCGCACATGCCTGCTCCATCGAACGAAGCTCGTCACCTCAGAGAAGACGTCCCGTAGCGCAGTCTACGACTTCACCGCCCGTCTGAACTGGGAGCGTCCGACAATGCAAGCCCACGTCGAGGACGCGGAGGCGCAGGAACCATCCCGGTTAGAACACTATGTCGCCGGCCGGCTTGTGGGCGCTGCCTCCGCCGGTGCACTTCTGGACGTGATGCCGCTCTATGCTGCGATCAAGACCACCGAGTGGGTCGGAGCCGCCGCCCTATTCGGCACGAAGATCAGCTTTGAGGAAGTCACGGATGCACAGTGGCACCAGGCGGGAAAGGCCGGGTTCGATATCATGTGCGAGGGCGAAAGCAGCGTCCGAAGCTTCTTTGCTTCGCTTTGCTCGGACTACTTCTCAAACAGAGTGTCGATGCATCCGGCTGCCGTTTTCGGCAAGCTCTATCGGCTTTTGAAGTCGCGTGAAAGTGATCCAGGTTTCGAGTGCGTCCGCCAAATCTGCCGCGAGGTAGCGGTCACCCAGCTCCCCTACGGTCCGGGCGACGAGGTGTTCGCGCCGGTGTTGGAGCGGAATTGGCATACCGTTGGGACGGCCGCAAAGGCACACGGACTTGCTGTCCCGGAAGTCCGAACTTTGTTTCGAGCTGGCGGCCTTCTCCCTTCAATCCCTGGCGAGCGCCAGAAGCGCACCCTTGTGGAAGCGCACATTGCTGACAAGCTGCTTGAGGATGCCAGGAACGCTCTCTCCTTCGGACAGGCAAGGGAGCTCCTTGGCATGAACATCGAGGACTTCCGAGCGATGATCGATTTGGGATGTCTAAAGCCGCTACTCACTATTCGTGACGGTGGCCACATGATCCCGTACTTCGCGAGAACGGAACTGGGGCGTTTCCAAAGCGATCTGAGAGACCGTGTGACGATGGAAAGCTTCTCGCCCGGGATGACGAGCATCGGCGATGCCGCTCGAAGGGCAAGGTGCACGGTCAAAGACGTCATCAAGCTCCTGTTCGACCGCAAACTTCAAAAAGTCGGATTGAACGAACGCGCCCCTGGATTTGCCGGGCTCCTGGTCGATGCCGCCGAAGTTCTCGAAAGAACTCGAACCTCGATACTCAACGTATTCGATCCAATCGAGTGA
- a CDS encoding TniQ family protein: protein MTRLSLRLPFHSDETLISYCSRTAVALGHTNSRTFACHMGFTLEGLAHGNPADVETFGYIANLDSRALKAAVVKREGDFTFIGGERLTRLYVRRSPLRFCPHCLDHDEINGPGRSGVRAYGRRNWLVALIRCCPIHGTKIVTSDIAGTTHVNDFMVRLAWERPNMRSHRMHSTPAKPTKLEQYVARRLQGVPSGYAFLDAMPLHVVAHMTELVGTVHIKGILEPVRREHYFDYEDAGFEIMSAGEESFRKFLRSLHANFRRSSMHSLAGVYGRLYTGVRLKDRSYDRVRAVMRDVALAELPFAPGDDVFGPVETTRWHSIPSLSSRFGMGTKRMESLLRANGLLPAKPEPGRANAFVHVEAAADFLKDLETAVSSPAAAAYLRMPQPALHQLLAAGQIKSHHVRKGPRALEPYFSILELDRFVDRLRQSVTTDGYPQGAVDLRTAPRRGRTNASRVISLIFNGDLKTVAWDSSKTGYGAVLVVPREVREALRRPVIFEGFTVPQARKQLRAAGETILDLIRHGYLEASIAHPRPTKRTPPLIPAAKLQQFKAEYEAVSFIAQKFRTTPRRLGMILRSLGVLPAFDPALVRTTYYRRKEIEVHAEQIAKLTPLPPRVRPSRRRPSHS, encoded by the coding sequence ATGACTCGACTGTCATTGCGACTTCCGTTCCACTCCGATGAAACACTTATCAGCTACTGCTCGCGGACTGCTGTGGCGCTCGGCCACACCAACTCGCGAACCTTTGCCTGCCATATGGGTTTCACCCTAGAGGGCCTGGCCCATGGCAATCCTGCCGACGTCGAAACCTTCGGCTACATCGCCAACCTGGACTCCAGAGCGCTCAAAGCCGCCGTGGTGAAAAGGGAGGGCGACTTTACTTTTATAGGAGGAGAGCGCCTCACCAGGCTCTACGTCCGACGGAGCCCATTGAGGTTCTGTCCCCATTGCTTGGATCACGACGAAATCAACGGTCCAGGGCGGTCAGGCGTGCGTGCATACGGGCGTAGGAATTGGCTTGTCGCCCTCATTCGCTGCTGCCCGATCCATGGCACCAAGATTGTCACTTCGGACATCGCGGGCACCACGCACGTCAATGACTTCATGGTCAGGCTCGCCTGGGAGCGGCCTAATATGCGGAGTCACCGAATGCACAGCACTCCGGCAAAACCTACAAAACTGGAACAGTACGTCGCCCGTCGTCTCCAAGGCGTGCCGTCAGGCTACGCCTTCCTCGATGCTATGCCTCTCCACGTCGTCGCGCACATGACCGAGTTGGTCGGTACGGTACACATCAAGGGCATCTTGGAGCCGGTTCGACGGGAGCATTATTTCGACTACGAGGATGCCGGTTTCGAAATCATGTCCGCGGGCGAGGAGTCCTTCCGGAAATTCCTGCGCTCGCTTCACGCTAACTTTCGCAGGTCGTCGATGCACTCGCTCGCTGGCGTTTACGGTCGGCTCTACACCGGGGTGCGGCTGAAGGATCGCTCATATGATAGAGTACGCGCCGTGATGCGCGACGTCGCCTTGGCGGAACTGCCATTCGCTCCAGGAGACGACGTCTTCGGCCCAGTGGAAACCACTAGATGGCATTCGATCCCTAGCCTTTCCAGCAGGTTCGGAATGGGCACAAAAAGGATGGAGTCGCTACTGCGCGCAAATGGGCTCCTGCCAGCGAAACCAGAGCCCGGACGAGCGAACGCCTTTGTACACGTAGAGGCGGCTGCCGATTTTCTGAAGGATCTCGAAACCGCTGTTTCGAGCCCTGCGGCGGCGGCATACCTCCGTATGCCCCAGCCGGCGCTGCATCAACTTCTGGCGGCGGGCCAAATCAAAAGTCACCACGTCAGGAAGGGTCCTAGGGCCCTTGAGCCCTATTTCTCGATCCTGGAACTCGACCGCTTCGTGGACCGGCTTCGGCAGAGTGTGACCACCGATGGCTACCCGCAGGGCGCGGTAGATTTGAGGACCGCCCCGCGTCGGGGCAGAACCAACGCGAGCCGGGTGATCTCCCTCATTTTCAATGGAGACCTGAAGACCGTGGCTTGGGATTCTTCCAAAACCGGCTACGGCGCCGTTCTGGTTGTACCCCGCGAGGTCCGAGAGGCTCTACGCCGCCCTGTGATCTTTGAAGGTTTCACAGTACCGCAGGCTCGAAAGCAGCTTCGCGCGGCCGGCGAAACGATCCTCGATCTCATTCGTCATGGCTATCTTGAAGCGTCGATCGCCCATCCTCGGCCAACCAAAAGGACGCCACCTTTGATCCCGGCCGCCAAGTTGCAACAGTTTAAGGCCGAGTATGAAGCAGTGTCTTTCATTGCCCAAAAATTCCGCACGACGCCACGACGGCTGGGTATGATCCTTCGGAGTCTCGGAGTGCTGCCCGCCTTCGATCCGGCGCTTGTCCGCACGACCTACTACAGGCGCAAAGAGATCGAAGTTCACGCGGAACAAATAGCCAAGCTGACGCCACTACCGCCGCGCGTGCGACCATCTCGACGGCGCCCCTCTCACTCATAG
- the xdhB gene encoding xanthine dehydrogenase molybdopterin binding subunit, whose translation MNVMQPIDRIRGGVHENERHESGHKHVSGTAEYIDDIPEPQGTLHGYLGLSQRAHADILSIDFEAVNSSEGVIGVLTAADIPGENDISPAHKHDEPIFVTDKVEFHGQPIFAVIATSREAARRAAAKVKIEYRDLPHVTDVLEAAAANYPLVIDPLKLERGDIDAGFAKAKNILQGEMRIGGQDHFYLEGQISFAIPGEDDEVLVYSSTQHPAETQHMVATVLGVPSNAVTVNVRRMGGGFGGKETQANIFAAVAAVAAKKYRCPVKVRPDRDDDMSATGKRHDFHVDYKLGFDDEGRIEAVDAVFSARCGYSADLSGPVTDRALFHADNCYFYPNVRLRSRPLKTNTVSNTAFRGFGGPQGMVGGERMIEDIAYAVGKDPLEIRKLNFYGGEGRNLTPYHQTVEDNIIGRIIEELETSADYAKRREAVIAFNRENHVVKRGIALTPVKFGISFTKTEYNQAGALVHVYTDGSIHLNHGGTEMGQGLYTKVAQVVADEFQVNLDRIKVTATTTGKVPNTSATAASSGSDLNGMAAANAAQQIKARLVKFAAERWNVAETDVAFEPNTVRIGSERMSFNEFIKIAYGARIQLSAAGFYKTPKIHWNRAEGRGRPFFYYAYGASCSEVSVDTLTGEYQVDRTDILHDVGRSLNPALDLGQVEGAFVQGMGWLTTEELWWDAKGRLRTHAPSTYKIPLASDRPRVFNTRLAEWSVNREETIRRSKAVGEPPFMLGISVLEALSMAAASVAEYRIAPRLDAPATPERVLMAIERLRAAARQKG comes from the coding sequence ATGAACGTGATGCAGCCCATCGACCGCATCCGCGGCGGCGTACACGAAAACGAACGGCACGAATCCGGCCACAAGCATGTCTCGGGAACCGCCGAATACATCGACGACATTCCTGAACCTCAGGGCACCCTGCACGGCTATCTCGGCCTGTCGCAGCGGGCGCATGCCGATATCCTGTCGATCGATTTCGAGGCGGTGAACAGCAGCGAAGGCGTGATCGGCGTGCTGACTGCCGCCGACATTCCCGGCGAAAACGACATCAGCCCGGCGCACAAACACGACGAGCCGATCTTTGTCACCGACAAGGTGGAATTCCACGGCCAGCCGATCTTTGCGGTCATCGCGACATCGCGGGAAGCAGCCCGCCGCGCGGCTGCCAAGGTCAAGATCGAGTACCGTGACCTGCCGCATGTGACCGACGTGCTCGAAGCGGCGGCCGCCAACTATCCGCTGGTGATCGACCCGCTGAAACTCGAGCGCGGTGATATCGACGCGGGCTTTGCCAAGGCGAAGAACATTCTCCAGGGCGAGATGCGCATCGGCGGCCAGGACCATTTCTATCTGGAAGGGCAGATTTCCTTTGCCATTCCCGGCGAGGACGACGAGGTTCTGGTTTACTCCTCAACGCAGCATCCGGCAGAGACGCAGCACATGGTTGCGACCGTTCTCGGCGTGCCGTCGAATGCGGTGACCGTCAACGTGCGCCGCATGGGCGGCGGCTTCGGCGGCAAGGAAACCCAGGCCAATATTTTCGCAGCCGTTGCAGCTGTCGCCGCCAAGAAGTACCGCTGCCCGGTCAAGGTCCGGCCTGACCGTGACGACGATATGAGCGCCACCGGCAAGCGCCACGACTTCCATGTGGACTACAAGCTCGGTTTCGACGATGAAGGGCGCATCGAGGCGGTGGACGCGGTCTTCTCGGCGCGCTGCGGTTACTCGGCCGATCTCTCCGGCCCGGTCACCGACCGTGCGCTGTTCCACGCCGACAATTGCTACTTTTACCCGAACGTGCGCCTGCGCTCGCGGCCGCTGAAGACCAATACCGTTTCCAACACCGCGTTTCGCGGCTTCGGCGGCCCTCAAGGGATGGTCGGCGGCGAGCGCATGATCGAGGACATCGCCTATGCCGTCGGCAAGGATCCGCTCGAAATCCGCAAGCTGAACTTCTACGGCGGCGAGGGGCGCAACCTCACGCCCTATCACCAGACCGTGGAAGACAACATCATCGGCCGGATCATCGAGGAACTGGAAACCTCGGCCGACTACGCCAAGCGTCGCGAGGCGGTAATCGCGTTCAATCGCGAAAACCACGTGGTCAAGCGGGGCATCGCGCTGACGCCGGTGAAGTTCGGCATCTCCTTCACCAAGACCGAGTACAACCAGGCCGGCGCCCTGGTGCATGTCTATACCGATGGCTCGATCCATCTGAACCACGGCGGCACCGAGATGGGGCAGGGGCTCTATACCAAGGTCGCCCAAGTGGTGGCCGACGAGTTCCAGGTCAACCTCGACCGGATCAAGGTGACGGCGACGACAACAGGCAAGGTGCCGAACACATCGGCGACGGCAGCGTCGTCGGGATCCGACCTCAACGGCATGGCAGCGGCAAACGCCGCGCAGCAGATCAAGGCGCGCTTGGTCAAGTTTGCTGCCGAGCGCTGGAACGTGGCCGAAACCGATGTCGCCTTCGAACCGAACACGGTGCGCATCGGGTCCGAGCGCATGAGCTTCAACGAGTTCATCAAGATTGCCTATGGCGCCCGTATCCAGCTTTCGGCCGCCGGCTTCTACAAGACGCCGAAGATCCACTGGAACCGTGCGGAAGGTCGGGGCCGTCCGTTCTTCTACTACGCCTATGGCGCCTCCTGCTCGGAGGTCAGCGTCGACACGTTGACCGGCGAATATCAGGTCGACCGTACCGACATCCTGCACGATGTCGGCCGTTCCCTGAACCCGGCGCTCGACCTCGGTCAGGTCGAAGGCGCCTTTGTTCAGGGCATGGGCTGGCTGACGACGGAAGAGCTCTGGTGGGATGCCAAGGGCCGGCTGCGCACGCATGCGCCTTCGACCTACAAGATCCCGCTTGCGTCGGATCGGCCGCGCGTCTTCAACACCCGGCTTGCCGAATGGTCGGTCAACCGCGAAGAAACCATCCGCCGCTCGAAGGCGGTGGGCGAACCGCCGTTCATGCTCGGCATCTCCGTGCTGGAAGCCTTGTCGATGGCGGCCGCCAGCGTTGCGGAGTATCGTATTGCACCGCGCCTCGATGCACCGGCAACGCCGGAACGGGTGCTGATGGCGATCGAGCGGCTACGGGCGGCCGCGCGGCAGAAAGGATAA